The following are encoded together in the Pectobacterium wasabiae CFBP 3304 genome:
- a CDS encoding protein-L-isoaspartate(D-aspartate) O-methyltransferase produces MVNKRIETLLAQLRQQGIQDERLLKAIEGVPRERFVDEAFEHKAYENTALPIGSGQTISQPYMVAKMTELLNLTPVSRVLEIGTGSGYQTAILAHLVQHVCSVERIKGLQWQAKRRLKQLDLHNVSTRHGDGWQGWASRGPFDAIIVTAAPPEIPRALLEQLDEGGVMVLPVGEQSQILQVVQRHAGEFIIQTVEAVRFVPLVKGELA; encoded by the coding sequence ATGGTAAACAAACGTATAGAAACGTTGCTGGCACAATTGCGCCAGCAAGGCATTCAGGACGAACGTCTGCTGAAGGCAATAGAAGGCGTACCTAGAGAACGCTTTGTTGACGAGGCTTTCGAACATAAAGCGTATGAGAATACCGCTCTACCTATCGGCTCCGGCCAGACGATCTCGCAACCTTATATGGTTGCGAAGATGACGGAACTGCTCAATTTGACGCCGGTATCCCGCGTGCTTGAGATTGGCACCGGCTCCGGTTATCAAACGGCGATTTTAGCGCATTTAGTTCAGCACGTTTGTTCGGTTGAACGTATCAAAGGGCTGCAATGGCAGGCTAAACGTCGTTTAAAGCAACTTGATTTGCACAATGTTTCTACCCGTCATGGCGATGGGTGGCAAGGATGGGCGTCGCGTGGGCCGTTTGATGCGATTATCGTTACGGCAGCACCGCCGGAAATTCCTCGGGCGCTGTTGGAACAACTTGATGAGGGCGGCGTGATGGTGTTGCCTGTCGGAGAACAGTCGCAAATACTGCAAGTTGTTCAGCGCCATGCCGGCGAATTTATTATTCAAACGGTTGAAGCAGTTCGGTTTGTTCCGCTAGTCAAAGGCGAATTAGCCTGA
- the truD gene encoding tRNA pseudouridine(13) synthase TruD — MENSEQLVWLHGEPQATGSLKSTAEDFLVVEDLGFLPDGDGEQVLVRVRKRGCNTQFVAEMLAKFTRLPLRAVSYAGLKDRHAVTEQWFCLHMPGKETPDFSSLELDGCDVLEVTRHRRKLRIGALRGNHFTLVLRQVSDRNEVDARLALIAANGVPNYFGRQRFGRNGNNLEQARLWANNEIRVKERSKRSFYLSASRSAMFNQVASTRLAQQQAKSVLCGDALQLTGRGSWFVAKPDELEALQVRLDAGELQITAPLPGDGELGTQNDAREFEERALTGQEILWSLVKRERVEPARRAVLLYPQQMQWEWQDDATVEVKFWLPAGSFATSVVRELLHAQQDTDIGA; from the coding sequence GCTGCACGGTGAACCACAGGCTACTGGCTCATTGAAATCCACTGCGGAAGATTTTCTGGTGGTGGAAGATCTGGGGTTTCTGCCCGATGGTGATGGTGAACAGGTCTTGGTGCGTGTACGCAAGCGCGGCTGCAATACGCAATTTGTGGCTGAAATGCTGGCAAAATTTACTCGCCTGCCGCTGCGCGCTGTCAGCTATGCTGGCCTGAAAGATCGCCATGCTGTCACCGAACAGTGGTTTTGCCTGCACATGCCGGGAAAAGAGACGCCCGATTTCTCCTCGCTGGAACTTGACGGCTGTGACGTGCTTGAAGTAACCCGCCACCGCCGCAAACTGCGCATTGGTGCGCTACGGGGTAACCATTTTACTCTGGTGTTACGTCAGGTGAGCGATCGAAACGAGGTGGACGCACGTTTGGCGCTGATTGCTGCTAACGGTGTCCCTAATTATTTCGGTCGCCAGCGTTTTGGGCGCAACGGGAATAATCTTGAGCAAGCGCGTCTTTGGGCCAACAACGAAATTCGGGTAAAAGAACGTAGTAAACGTAGCTTTTATCTTTCTGCCAGCCGCAGTGCGATGTTTAATCAGGTTGCCAGTACGAGATTGGCGCAGCAGCAAGCGAAAAGCGTTCTGTGTGGTGATGCATTACAGCTAACGGGACGCGGCAGTTGGTTTGTTGCCAAACCTGACGAACTGGAAGCCTTACAGGTGCGTCTTGACGCTGGCGAACTCCAGATTACTGCACCGCTGCCTGGTGATGGTGAACTGGGCACACAGAATGACGCGCGGGAATTTGAAGAACGGGCCTTGACCGGACAAGAAATATTATGGTCTTTGGTCAAACGTGAGCGGGTTGAACCTGCCCGGCGTGCTGTGCTGCTTTATCCGCAGCAAATGCAGTGGGAATGGCAGGATGACGCAACCGTGGAAGTGAAATTCTGGCTACCTGCGGGCAGCTTTGCGACCAGTGTGGTACGTGAATTACTGCATGCACAGCAGGATACCGATATTGGCGCCTGA